A stretch of Pangasianodon hypophthalmus isolate fPanHyp1 chromosome 9, fPanHyp1.pri, whole genome shotgun sequence DNA encodes these proteins:
- the myrf gene encoding myelin regulatory factor isoform X5 → MLRTMTPENMCHMTTPPPLPPHSHYPNLHRDMYLKPEPMISQYPIGPASSGGGDLQQGQMLHQLLQHPQGQDGIPVHQAKKRKHSDSPNSTLNAQILSGIIKQEPGLMQDAENSYLDPNYQCIKWQPHQQNKWTPLYDANGKELPMPTYRVDADKGFNFSLADDAFVCQKKNHFQVTVYIGMLGDPKYVKTSEGLQPIECFYLKLNGVKLEAMNQTINVEQSQSDRSKRPFKPVLVTLPPEQVTKVTVGRLHFSETTANNMRKKGKPNPDQRYFMLVVALQAQSHSQSHTVAAQVSERIIVRVTAASNPGQFESDSEVLWQRGQLPDSVYHHGRVGINTDRPDEALVVHGNLKVMGSLVHPSDIRAKENVKEVDTTDNLKRISQMRLVHYQYKPEFAATVGIENTAETGVIAQEVQQILPEAVKDGGDVVCANGETIPNLLVVNKDRIFMENVGAVKELCKLTDNLETRINELERWSRKLAKLRRLDSMKSTVSGGTISLTGSYFSRTGSGPLKKKAAKTGNKSAVPEQGCLSHRFLQGTILALVIIMAFSVISMSILYVLNMHQHSTMAEAESAMSSCVFSISWMRFFTATVTFCPSMCLWTHSALGSSSKAVYSPPISTISSDVGTTTSTVPNHFICCPPTPAVNNQSATVSLQPSTNQSMSDSSSPAPTMVSINRKAKSRGLDKDSRSRNRLSHTSSPLSLSKSKKIPLPSDMDTGGNSNRLPGPRRQRSTHTQVGHFLPSLNELYIVETNQELKTLNCASSHSCSYTLFLHGSQNSSMNHITLHMRFSEIVWVRQCSVTRGRLCPNHTETDFSVSKGAFTKGTSHLWSVPLASVQHVAYHFRVSIYGEMDCSGSEEQKMQDTTPFTDYYFLIQSRCT, encoded by the exons ATGCTTCGGACCATGACGCCTGAGAATATGTGTCACATGACCACTCCGCCACCCCTGCCACCTCATAGCCACTATCCCAACTTACATCGGGACATGTACCTGAAACCCGAGCCTATGATTTCGCAGTACCCGATTGGTCCAGCCAGCAGCGGGGGTGGTGATCTGCAACAGGGTCAGATGCTCCATCAACTGCTACAGCATCCACAAGGACAAGA tggtATACCTGTTCACCAAGCAAAGAAGAGAAAGCACTCAGATTCTCCTAACAGCACTCTCAATGCTCAGATACTAAGCGGCATTATCAAGCAAgaaccag GTTTGATGCAGGATGCTGAGAACTCGTATTTGGACCCAAACTACCAATGCATAAAATGGCAGCCACACCAACAGAACAAATGGACTCCATTGTATGATGCCAATGGAAAAGAACT CCCGATGCCCACATACAGAGTGGATGCCGACAAaggttttaatttttctttggCTGACGATGCGTTCGTGTGTCAGAAAAAGAACCACTTCCAGGTCACTGTGTACATTGGCATGTTGGGAGATCCCAAATATGTGAAGACCAGCGAAGGGCTGCAACCAATTGAATGCTTCTACCTAAAACTTAATGGAGTCAAG TTAGAAGCCATGAACCAGACCATCAATGTGGAACAGTCTCAGTCTGACCGCAGCAAGAGGCCATTTAAACCTGTACT GGTTACTTTGCCCCCAGAACAAGTAACCAAGGTAACAGTGGGTCGGCTGCATTTCAGTGAGACTACAGCCAATAATATGAGGAAGAAGGGCAAGCCAAACCCTGACCAGAG gtacTTCATGTTGGTGGTGGCTCTCCAGGCTCAATCACACAGTCAGAGCCATACGGTGGCAGCTCAGGTGTCTGAGAGGATCATCGTCAGGGTAACCGCT gcGTCTAATCCAGGTCAGTTTGAGAGTGACAGTGAGGTATTGTGGCAAAGAGGTCAGTTGCCTGATTCAGTGTACCACCATGGCCGAGTGGGCATCAACACTGATCGACCTGATGAAGCTCTGGTTGTCCATGGCaacctgaaggtcatgggttcCCTGGTACATCCATCTGACATCCGCGCCAAGGAGAATGTGAAAGAG GTGGACACCACAGACAACCTAAAACGAATCTCTCAGATGCGGCTGGTGCATTACCAGTACAAGCCTGAGTTTGCTGCCACTGTGGGCATTGAGAACACTGCAGAGACTG GAGTCATAGCCCAGGAGGTCCAGCAGATCCTTCCAGAAGCTGTGAAAGATGGCGGAGATGTAGTTTGTGCCAACGGAGAGACCATTCCTAATTTACTGGTAGTCAACAAg GATCGCATTTTTATGGAGAATGTCGGAGCAGTGAAAGAGTTGTGTAAACTGACCGATAATCTGGAAACTCGAATCAATGAGCTTGAACGGTGGAGTCGCAAACTTGCAAAACTACGACGCCTTGACAGCATGAAGAGTACTGTCAGTGGGGGTAcaattag ccTAACAGGAAGTTACTTTAGCAGAACAGGAAGTGGTCCACTTAAGAAAAAAGCAGCCAAAACAGGAAATAAG AGTGCAGTTCCAGAGCAGGGCTGTTTGAGTCACAGGTTCCTGCAGGGTACCATACTGGCCCTGGTCATCATCATGGCCTTCAG CGTCATCTCAATGTCCATACTGTATGTGCTAAACATGCATCAGCACAGCACCATGGCTGAGGCGGAGAG TGCTATGTCCTCCTGTGTTTTCTCCATCTCCTGGATGCGCTTCTTCACTGCCACTGTCACTTTCTGTCCATCCATGTGTTTATG GACTCACTCTGCTCTTGGCTCATCTAGTAAAGCAGTTTATTCACCCCCCATCTCTACAATCTCTTCAG ACGTAGGCACCACCACTTCAACTGTGCCTAATCATTTCATCTGCTGCCCTCCAACACCTGCCGTGAACAACCAATCAGCGACTGTCAGCCTGCAGCCAAGCACCAACCAATCCATGTCAG ACTCCAGTAGTCCTGCTCCCACCATGGTCAGTATAAATAGGAAGGCAAAGTCTCGTGGGCTGGATAAAGACAGCAGGAGTAGAAACAGGCTGAGTCACACTTCAtcccctctctccctcagcaAGTCCAAGAAAATCCCTCTACCCTCAGATATGGACACGGGAGGCAACAGTAACCGTCTGCCCGGGCCACGCAGGCAacgcagcacacacactcagg TTGGACATTTCCTGCCATCCCTAAATGAACTTTACATTGTCGAAACTAATCAGGAATTGAAGACACTGAACTGTGCCTCATCACACAGTTGCAG CTACACTTTATTTCTGCACGGGAGTCAAAATTCATCTATGAATCACATCACTCTACATATGAG GTTCTCTGAAATTGTGTGGGTGCGGCAGTGTAGTGTCACTAGAGGGCGTCTTTGCCCAAACCACACAGAGACTGATTTTTCTGTAAGCAAAGGTGCCTTCACAAAG gGGACCAGTCACCTGTGGTCCGTTCCACTGGCATCAGTCCAACATGTCGCCTACCATTTCCGGGTTTCCATCTAT GGTGAGATGGACTGCTCTGGGTCTGAAGAACAGAAGATGCAGGACACTACCCCATTCACTGATTACTATTTTCTCATCCAAAGCAGATGCACTTAA
- the myrf gene encoding myelin regulatory factor isoform X2, whose translation MLWLQAGHDINSSLEPTNIDTSILEEYISKEDDSTDICFSEVHSGPGPNYSSPQAGASSSGGVVCGVSPPISQRQGSTQSVPTSCQNPYPPPPPLGLLRHSHPCQSHHHHQPVPHPHIKPEHCAHYAAGTLPESPPDSSSEPYSPQQVNDSHMLRTMTPENMCHMTTPPPLPPHSHYPNLHRDMYLKPEPMISQYPIGPASSGGGDLQQGQMLHQLLQHPQGQDGIPVHQAKKRKHSDSPNSTLNAQILSGIIKQEPGLMQDAENSYLDPNYQCIKWQPHQQNKWTPLYDANGKELPMPTYRVDADKGFNFSLADDAFVCQKKNHFQVTVYIGMLGDPKYVKTSEGLQPIECFYLKLNGVKLEAMNQTINVEQSQSDRSKRPFKPVLVTLPPEQVTKVTVGRLHFSETTANNMRKKGKPNPDQRYFMLVVALQAQSHSQSHTVAAQVSERIIVRVTAASNPGQFESDSEVLWQRGQLPDSVYHHGRVGINTDRPDEALVVHGNLKVMGSLVHPSDIRAKENVKEVDTTDNLKRISQMRLVHYQYKPEFAATVGIENTAETGVIAQEVQQILPEAVKDGGDVVCANGETIPNLLVVNKDRIFMENVGAVKELCKLTDNLETRINELERWSRKLAKLRRLDSMKSTVSGGTISLTGSYFSRTGSGPLKKKAAKTGNKSAVPEQGCLSHRFLQGTILALVIIMAFSVISMSILYVLNMHQHSTMAEAESAMSSCVFSISWMRFFTATVTFCPSMCLWTHSALGSSSKAVYSPPISTISSDVGTTTSTVPNHFICCPPTPAVNNQSATVSLQPSTNQSMSDSSSPAPTMVSINRKAKSRGLDKDSRSRNRLSHTSSPLSLSKSKKIPLPSDMDTGGNSNRLPGPRRQRSTHTQVGHFLPSLNELYIVETNQELKTLNCASSHSCSYTLFLHGSQNSSMNHITLHMRFSEIVWVRQCSVTRGRLCPNHTETDFSVSKGAFTKGTSHLWSVPLASVQHVAYHFRVSIYGEMDCSGSEEQKMQDTTPFTDYYFLIQSRCT comes from the exons ATGCTGTGGCTACAAGCAG GTCATGATATTAACAGCTCTTTGGAGCCAACAAACATCGACACCAGTATCCTGGAGGAATACATCAGCAAAGAGGACGACAGCACAGATAT CTGTTTTTCCGAAGTCCACAGCGGCCCAGGGCCTAACTACTCCTCCCCCCAGGCCGGAGCGTCCTCCTCTGGGGGGGTGGTGTGTGGCGTGAGCCCCCCTATCTCCCAGCGCCAGGGCAGTACCCAGTCTGTACCCACATCGTGCCAGAACCCCTATCCCCCTCCACCCCCACTCGGTCTTCTCAGACACAGCCATCCCTGCCAGagccaccaccatcaccagccAGTCCCACATCCCCACATCAAACCTGAGCACTGTGCTCACTACGCAGccgg AACATTACCTGAGTCTCCACCAGACTCTAGCTCAGAGCCCTACTCCCCCCAGCAGGTGAATG ACTCACACATGCTTCGGACCATGACGCCTGAGAATATGTGTCACATGACCACTCCGCCACCCCTGCCACCTCATAGCCACTATCCCAACTTACATCGGGACATGTACCTGAAACCCGAGCCTATGATTTCGCAGTACCCGATTGGTCCAGCCAGCAGCGGGGGTGGTGATCTGCAACAGGGTCAGATGCTCCATCAACTGCTACAGCATCCACAAGGACAAGA tggtATACCTGTTCACCAAGCAAAGAAGAGAAAGCACTCAGATTCTCCTAACAGCACTCTCAATGCTCAGATACTAAGCGGCATTATCAAGCAAgaaccag GTTTGATGCAGGATGCTGAGAACTCGTATTTGGACCCAAACTACCAATGCATAAAATGGCAGCCACACCAACAGAACAAATGGACTCCATTGTATGATGCCAATGGAAAAGAACT CCCGATGCCCACATACAGAGTGGATGCCGACAAaggttttaatttttctttggCTGACGATGCGTTCGTGTGTCAGAAAAAGAACCACTTCCAGGTCACTGTGTACATTGGCATGTTGGGAGATCCCAAATATGTGAAGACCAGCGAAGGGCTGCAACCAATTGAATGCTTCTACCTAAAACTTAATGGAGTCAAG TTAGAAGCCATGAACCAGACCATCAATGTGGAACAGTCTCAGTCTGACCGCAGCAAGAGGCCATTTAAACCTGTACT GGTTACTTTGCCCCCAGAACAAGTAACCAAGGTAACAGTGGGTCGGCTGCATTTCAGTGAGACTACAGCCAATAATATGAGGAAGAAGGGCAAGCCAAACCCTGACCAGAG gtacTTCATGTTGGTGGTGGCTCTCCAGGCTCAATCACACAGTCAGAGCCATACGGTGGCAGCTCAGGTGTCTGAGAGGATCATCGTCAGGGTAACCGCT gcGTCTAATCCAGGTCAGTTTGAGAGTGACAGTGAGGTATTGTGGCAAAGAGGTCAGTTGCCTGATTCAGTGTACCACCATGGCCGAGTGGGCATCAACACTGATCGACCTGATGAAGCTCTGGTTGTCCATGGCaacctgaaggtcatgggttcCCTGGTACATCCATCTGACATCCGCGCCAAGGAGAATGTGAAAGAG GTGGACACCACAGACAACCTAAAACGAATCTCTCAGATGCGGCTGGTGCATTACCAGTACAAGCCTGAGTTTGCTGCCACTGTGGGCATTGAGAACACTGCAGAGACTG GAGTCATAGCCCAGGAGGTCCAGCAGATCCTTCCAGAAGCTGTGAAAGATGGCGGAGATGTAGTTTGTGCCAACGGAGAGACCATTCCTAATTTACTGGTAGTCAACAAg GATCGCATTTTTATGGAGAATGTCGGAGCAGTGAAAGAGTTGTGTAAACTGACCGATAATCTGGAAACTCGAATCAATGAGCTTGAACGGTGGAGTCGCAAACTTGCAAAACTACGACGCCTTGACAGCATGAAGAGTACTGTCAGTGGGGGTAcaattag ccTAACAGGAAGTTACTTTAGCAGAACAGGAAGTGGTCCACTTAAGAAAAAAGCAGCCAAAACAGGAAATAAG AGTGCAGTTCCAGAGCAGGGCTGTTTGAGTCACAGGTTCCTGCAGGGTACCATACTGGCCCTGGTCATCATCATGGCCTTCAG CGTCATCTCAATGTCCATACTGTATGTGCTAAACATGCATCAGCACAGCACCATGGCTGAGGCGGAGAG TGCTATGTCCTCCTGTGTTTTCTCCATCTCCTGGATGCGCTTCTTCACTGCCACTGTCACTTTCTGTCCATCCATGTGTTTATG GACTCACTCTGCTCTTGGCTCATCTAGTAAAGCAGTTTATTCACCCCCCATCTCTACAATCTCTTCAG ACGTAGGCACCACCACTTCAACTGTGCCTAATCATTTCATCTGCTGCCCTCCAACACCTGCCGTGAACAACCAATCAGCGACTGTCAGCCTGCAGCCAAGCACCAACCAATCCATGTCAG ACTCCAGTAGTCCTGCTCCCACCATGGTCAGTATAAATAGGAAGGCAAAGTCTCGTGGGCTGGATAAAGACAGCAGGAGTAGAAACAGGCTGAGTCACACTTCAtcccctctctccctcagcaAGTCCAAGAAAATCCCTCTACCCTCAGATATGGACACGGGAGGCAACAGTAACCGTCTGCCCGGGCCACGCAGGCAacgcagcacacacactcagg TTGGACATTTCCTGCCATCCCTAAATGAACTTTACATTGTCGAAACTAATCAGGAATTGAAGACACTGAACTGTGCCTCATCACACAGTTGCAG CTACACTTTATTTCTGCACGGGAGTCAAAATTCATCTATGAATCACATCACTCTACATATGAG GTTCTCTGAAATTGTGTGGGTGCGGCAGTGTAGTGTCACTAGAGGGCGTCTTTGCCCAAACCACACAGAGACTGATTTTTCTGTAAGCAAAGGTGCCTTCACAAAG gGGACCAGTCACCTGTGGTCCGTTCCACTGGCATCAGTCCAACATGTCGCCTACCATTTCCGGGTTTCCATCTAT GGTGAGATGGACTGCTCTGGGTCTGAAGAACAGAAGATGCAGGACACTACCCCATTCACTGATTACTATTTTCTCATCCAAAGCAGATGCACTTAA